DNA from Drosophila suzukii chromosome 2R, CBGP_Dsuzu_IsoJpt1.0, whole genome shotgun sequence:
CGAGTATCCTGCCAATGAGCTGCGCTCAAGGAATCTCAGCTCGAGCACAGAGCCCGTTACTCCACTGATTAACTCACCAAGTGATTCATTTGGTGTAAGTTTTATATTGTACATTATAGGAGAGGAATTGATTAtaaagcttttattttatttaacacAGGATGACATCTTGCAAACCAAGCTGACAGACTTGACCGTGGAGGGAGTCATCAGTCTGCTGGAGCGCATTGAGGATATGAAGCCGGCGTTGCCCAAACTGGCGCCCGTGCTCCGTGAGAATGCCATCAATGGACGTGTGCTGAAGCACTGTGATATGCCGGATCTTAAATCGGTAATGTTCTAACTAGATTCCTTTAGTTTCCCTTATTTATTATTGCCTTATGGACAGGTTCTGGGCCTAAGCTTTGGCCACTGGGAGTTGTTCCGCCTGCTGATCACCACTCTGCGGGAATGCGAGCGCATGCCCAGGAAGCAGCCGCGCCAGCCGCAGCAACCCGCCGCTCTAGAGGCTCCATCGAATGTCCCGATGATCAAGGATGTAACGGATGCCCTGATGCAGCCACCCAGAGAGTCCTTGTCGCGGAAGAACTCCGTTAGCCATATGGAGAAACAGGTAAGATGAGCCCTCTTGTGGTTAGAAATTGTAGGATCGGGCAGCAGCATCTTCAAAAGACCGATTCGCTCTAACTCATGTGCTTTGATCTATTCTTATTCCGACCATTTTAACAAACCGAAACGAAATGCAGTCAAAAGTGCATGACTACGAGTATTTGCAGGTAAAGCTCAGACACTAAGTGACACAGACTGAAACCCAAAATTCTAAGCCCACATTTGTGCAAAACCCCATAACAAATCAATTATGTATGTGATATATAGTGGGGCCTTTGACTAATAAAAATCGTTTATTGTTAGGTGACGCTGGAGGAGCAGATGATCTGCGGCACCCTGCAGACTCTCAACGAGGAGGCCTACGAGGATGTGGCCAGTAGCGAGCGACCGAGTCCCACAGGTGAGATGTTGGCGGCAGCCGCACAACTGCAATTAGCACCCATCCGCGAATCATCCGAGTTCGGATCGCCATCCGACGATCAGATGCAGTACGGGGTCAAGATAagcaaccacaacaacaacaacaacaaccagtACTTGCATGCGGAGTACAACCGGAGCGTTAGCTCGCATTCCCTGCAAAGCCTGAGCACTCTGGTGGGTGCTCCCGGAGGAGGGGGTCATGGTCATGGTGGCTCAGGTGGCGGTGGCCTGCACCtgggcaatggtaacgatctGAGCGGTAGCACGCTCGACCTAATGCATGTTGATTCGGTgtttggtggtggtggtggttatCATCGGGCATCGCGCCAGATCTCGGTTAGCAGCGAGCTGCTGCACGAGTCCAGTTCCCTGCCCATGGTGGTGGTCATACCCAATGCCTCCGGCGAACAGGCCTACGACGACACCAAGCTGTGAGGGCTCCTAACCCGCGGATGCACCCGTACAACTGTGTACTTAGTTAAGCTGCATGGGGTTGTGTCGTTCTTAACTTTTAAAGTCTGACAAAACTGAACCATTTCGAACGCTGGACCAATGTCTGAGCCAAATGAAACCAGACCAAAACCAATAGCATATAGCATATCATCCGAAACATGATTTTACGTATTATTTGATTTACTCTTGCTTTGGCTTGGCTTTGATCCGGTCAGTATTATCTACTATTACTAATATTTGAGTTCTGCGATTACTAAATCATTCCAATTGTTATATGCCGAAGATTAGTTAATAATTATTTGCCACACgaacacccacacacacacagaacatttaaaattgttaATCGCTCACGAAAAACATGAACCACTAACCAAATGGTATTCTAATCATATCCCAACTAAATCCTATGTCTATCCCTAGCGTGAGATGAAGCATCAAATAAATGAGATATCTTATGAACAACTCGTTACCTCTTGCATTTTATTCAGCTTCTATCTGTGTTTATGTTCCGCCTTTAACCTCTGTTCTGAGTTAATTGGTTGCTTTTATTCACCTGGTTACTATAACTTCACCGGGTTAGCACCTCTTGTGTCTGGTAATCCCCCCAGATCCCTGACTAAATCTCCCTCATCCGTATGATTTTTAGAACTCGACTCGCCGAGTGCCGGAGCCGCAATGACAACGCCATTGCTCGGCTCCTCCGGCTCCAGCTCCGTGCAACAGCCGACAGGTCGGGATTCCATTTTGAAGCAGCAGGGAAGCGTCAAGGCCGACAAGCGGGTATCGATCCAACAAGCGGCGactaataataacaacaataatGGCAACAAGCTAACGCCAAATGTGGAATATGTTTCCGAGCGACAGGCGGAAGTCCAAGGATCTAGCAAACGCTTGGCAACCAAGCCGCCATCAGGTGATGTTTTCCAATTACCAACCCCAAAAACTCAACTTATAAAGCCTATATCTTTTACAGGACCTCGTCCCGCTTCGCTGATCATCACCAGAAACGATTCCAACTCACAGTTCCAGCTGCTGCGCTCGTCCTCAGTGGACTACGATGATGTGGAGGCCCAGGAGCACCGGACCACTATAAGGACCACCCTGTTGGAacagcaggaggaggaggaatcAGCCCCGTTCGTCTTTACAGTGCGCAAATGATACAATCTTCTCTACTAGGTGAAACCAGCCAATGAGAATGGCCATTTAGTGCCAGCTACGCTTAGTTACAAATTAGATTATAATGCAACTAGCTAATAGCAAGAGGACTTTGTGGGAACTCTGCCTTTTGGGTTACACAATGATATAGTCGTATACTCGGTACGCTAAGAAAAAGACACTTTGTTAGCAAGTCTTGGTTGTAAGCCACATTAGAGTTTACTACCTGTTATAAATGTATGATGCATGTGCAAATGTGTATTTATTAATTGTATAAAGAAAGTGAGAATACATTGCGCGAGATTAGATGACTTAATCGATTAATACAGCCGTTTAGTAACAGCCTTACCTTTGGGCAAGAGATTTGAAAATACATATAATTGAGAAAACACAACGTTGGACCCTTTATAGGCAATTGGTATAGGCACTTGTGACAATTTAATCAATTACAATCTATGATTCCTTCATTGAGCTTAAGGAATGCATTATTTGGCATGGCTATTTGgagtaaaaaaatttttgagAATGGTTATTGCTGGTGAGCTGCCGCACGAGCAATGGCAAGAGCCGGTTGCAGTGCCCTGTAGAGTTGAACGGCCACGGCGGTGCTAGGCAGGGTCTTGTAGATCTCCTGCAGGGCTAACATCACGTTCGTCTGGTGCTGTGTCAAATTCATTCGGTCAAATTTCGGGTCCTGCCAGAAGGCCCCCTTCAGTTGGCTTTCCAAGCGAACCTGTGTGCCCGCATCGTGGGTGGCAGTCCTGCGTTCCGTTTGGGTTGCTGCATTCTTGTAAAGCGTGGCCGTGTCCAATTCCTCCGTTGGCTCCAAGCCCTGTTCGAGCTTCTCCTTTTTAAGCTTGAGTATACGCTGCGATGGCTTGGCCGTGCTCTGGATCTGCTTCAAGCGCGCCACATCGATGCCCAGCAGGCGGAGCAGCTTTCCAGTAGCCTGGGGCACTCCTTCTAGTCCCCATTTAGCCAAGTCGATTCGGGTTCCGGGCGTGGAGTTGAACTCGTAGACCACATTCATGTTGTTGCAAATGGGCGAGGGATTCTCGAAGCAACCTTGGTTTCTAAAGGAGTCATTCACAGGCAGTTTGCAGATGGTGTCCACCATGTGGAACTCTTCCGCCACCTCCTTGTTGGCCTTCTTCTCGAACAGTTCCAGCACCAACTCCGCCCGTGCCACGGCTAGATTACGCTTGTCAGCCTTGGACAGATTTTTAATATTCAGTTCATCCTGCAGCGGCGGACGCTCGCTGAGATTAGAGAACTTAACCGGCCGAATGGACTTCTCATCGGGGCGAACAGGGACGAAGTCCAATTCTTCATCTGTCTTTTCGGTCTTGATGCGATGTTTGCGCCCACGACGGTCGCCATGGTGCTTCTCCTTCGCGCCCTCGTCCTCCGAGCTTCCGCTTCGTTTTCGCTTCCTGGTCTCATCCTGATCTCTGTTCGAGCGATGAGAGCGATCCTTCTTGtgcttctttttcttcttcttttccCTGCCGTTTCCCTCGCTATTTTCCTTGCCGTTTTTCTTGCCGATTTCCTTGATGTCATGCTCCCCCAGTTCTTTAAGGATCTCACGTTGCTTGGCATAAAGTTCATTCTCTGACATCGGATCTTGTTGCTCGACGACTGGCAAGATTCCTTGGGGCTTGTCTGGCACCAGCTCCTTGGAGGCGTCGAGGCTGCACAGATCCATCTCGTCCAGGATGTCTCGGCTCATAAAATGGCTGGCCACCTCAACCGACTCCAATTTCACAGTTGGCTTTACATCCGCCGGGGACGTCGATGTTGTCAATGTAGCCTGAGGAACAACATCGAAAGGATCTGCCAGTATGTCGTCCAGCACTTGGTTATCAACATCTTCTTTGATCACCGGCTCAGCCTTCGGTTCGATTGCTCCTAGAACCGCCTCTAGATTAGCACCCGGAGTGCGAGGCGCCTCTAGATGTGCCCTTGGAGTCGGAGGCGCCGAGCGGTGTCCGAGGCCATCGTCCTCCGGATCACTGTCCCAGCCGCAACCGGACACCGGAGCTCCTGTGGCAAATGCGTGCGGCGGAGTCTGTCCTGTACTTTCCCGTAGCGGCGTGTCGTCATCCTCGTTGATGGCACCTTCCTCCTGGTTTTCGACTTTGATTTCTTGCTTGATCGTCGGTTCCATGACTTCTACAATCCTATCTTGATTGTACTTCACATTAATGTAATTGGAAACCTTTGAATTTTTCCCACCCAAGAAAGCTGAGAATGCACTTTTAGAGATGGCACAATAAGTCGAATCAAAATATGTTTAGAAAaactatttgtaaatattttgatttatgaaatttaatttaattaataacactaattttattttacagtcacagttaataaaacaaataagaaGACTAcactatatttttatgcacAAACATTTATCCCGGTTCACCTCTAGCATGTTGGAAGGATTTCCAGGTGCCGCAAGAGGGACCTGTTGATATATCGATAACACCACCTTAGAAAAACTCACCACTGCTGCATGTGTTTATCGACTCGCCAATTTAACCAAATGTTTCTTAATTAATTGCTTTATCACAAGATGTACAGTATcggtttcaattaaaaaagtCATGTGAGAACTTCTAGTTGCCGCTAAATAAATAATAGCCCCAATTATGTATCGGAGTTCCGCGTAAATAGTGGCATGCTTGCAGATtgaatgtaaataaaaatagccAGCTGTTTTTTGTTTACAAGCTTCGTTGTCTGTTGTTGTTGGGGGCTGTTTTCAGCGCGTAACCAGCTGATGACCACAAAAACTTCAAAGGTCACCTTGAGCTTAATAGAATCGAAGCAATTGCTCGAGATTTTCGGCTGCTAACGTAAAGTTCAATTTCGCAGCTTCATCACAGCCCAATAAGTACGAAAAATCATTCAAATAAACGGGTTATAAATctaaagtaaaaaaatattttgcataCCCATGAAAATAAACCATTTTCCCGAGCGTGAATGTGAATGAAAAGGGGCAGATAAGTTTTTATGAGATACGAAGAAAAACCACAGATTACTCTCACATGGAGCACATTTGTTGTGTTCTAAATTCGGGACTCCTAAAAAAATCatctataaataaatattctaaGGCCACCTACCGGCAACCAAGTGCAATTCATTGACCTACATATGCGAGGATGTGGatgtgtgtgtctgtctgtctgtgaaCTTGATGTgtgcaaaaattattttaattccCTGACCTGCTAGTGAAAATTCAATGTTGATAAGGTCGGCTAATCGTGAAAATCCATAACTCACGTAGGCGCCACATGTCAGTAAGAATGCATTTGAAAAATCATGAGCTTAGGTGTTATATTGCCccataatataataaaaaacccccctggccGACGCCCCTGTATGAGCGaatgtgtttttgtgtgtgcgATTGCCGCGATTATAAAGTACATATTCGTTTAATGCTCCATTTGAGATTGCGGCGTTCGTAAAATTCCTGGCATTCCGTAGACCATCGATCGAGTTTGCAGCAGGTGCGGCCATGCTGAACGAGGGATTCCACTGGCTCTGGAGGAGCCTGCTCCAGGTCCTGATGCGCTATCAGCTCTTCCGATGGCTCTACGGCCTTATAGCGATTGTTGATAACGAACCGCTACCGTTACATATGGAAAGCGAAGAGGAAGCAACCAGAAAGAAGAAGCATCTGGAGAATGAGCAAGCCGTATCCCCCGGAAAATCAGAATCAGTCGCGATTAGAACCGTTCCAAGTGCAAATGCGAATGCAATGGGCAATGCAGGCAGTGCCGAGATCGTATCAAATCAAATCATCCGCCGCCGTGAGGTATTATAATCGCCCAGTGATCGGAGTCCCAGTGTTGTGTCCCATGTTCCATAACTATATGTTCTCGCCTTCCAATCCGAGTGTGTCTGTtgcgtgtgtgtgagtgtgccGGCCATGAATATAAAACATGCCCTCCGTCCGGCGATGCTGCAGTCTGTTCCGTACCGGGTTACCAAGCTAGTTACAACCACTAAAAGCACCGACTAAGCGGGCAATCCTCGAAAATTCTACTCGGACTGTGGTGGTGTTTTAACAAGATGCCTTTGGCTGTGCGTTTCCGATCGCGAACTACCCCAATACATAGTATACTGTGGTGGAACTTCTATAACTCGAACTACAAAACCCTATATCCTCTGGATAAAAAAGTCTAGTAACTAAAATGGAAGCATAggataaattatataaaagcCAGTTGGAAAACCTTACATCAAGTTTcttgttaaaaaaaagttgaaaTACAATCGATCCATACATAATCCCTTTTTTTGCTGTGCCTAAGTACTTCTAAAAATAGTAATATAATATAGGTGTAATTGTAATCCTAATCTCTATTGGCGCTACAAATAGTTCGACTTTCAGAAACATACAGTTAGAGAAGTTCGACTGTACATTTCATGCATAATACCCATGTTCATGTGTAAAATATTAGTGACGATTAAAAGATTGTGTAATGTAATCTCACGGTTATCTCCCTGGATTTCCTTAGATGAGCACCATGGGCAAGGAGACGGAGTCCCACAGCATACCCATTAGCGAGGGACAGAATGCGGAACATGTTCTGTACCGCCTGAAGAGGGGTTCCAAACTAAGCGTCCACCCGGATGCCTCACTGCTGGGCAGGAAGATCGTTCTGTACACCAACTATCCCGCTGAGGGGCAAAAGTTCGTGAGAACAGAGTACCGGGTTCTGGGATGGCAGCTCAGCAGTGGCAAGCAGGTTACGTCCGTGATGCATCCGGAAGCCCATGTGGTGGATACGGACATTCGCAGTTTGGTGGAGTTGAACATGTCCGGCACCTATCACTTCTACTTCCGGTATCTGGAAAGGTGAGTGTAAACTCTGGGGAACAAAATATAGTTAACGTTATTTCctttattgatttttaaatcCAACAATTTTCTTGTAAAGTTCTATTTATGATCaaataaagttatataatcCTATAAAAAGGgaacttttaaatatgtacatatatcgCCTATGATTATTACCTTGTTTATTATACATACAAGATCATAAACGATCTTTACATTGGTTTGGTAATGCATTAATAACATTTCAAACCTAATCCCACACCTCAGATGAGCTGAAGGCCTTAGCTGCTAGAGCTCTTAAATTTAGTTAGCCTATAGTTTTAACTTAAAGctagctttatataaataaataaataaaacatttcaaaccTATGTCTTAGCTTATAGTATCTGTATAGTCGTTAATAAATGTACTGTTTCAGACCCGACACTGGCAGTTCCGGAGCAGATGGCGCTCTGTATGTCCAAGTGGAGCCCACTCTGCATGTGGGTCCGCCTGGCGCCCAGAAGACCATTCCCCTGGACTCGGTACGCTGCCAAACTGTGCTGACTAAGCTCCTGGGACCACTGGACACCTGGGAGGCCAAGCTGCGCGTAGCCAAGGAGGCCGGCTACAATGTGATCCACTTCACTCCCATTCAGGAACTGGGTGGTTCCCGCTCCTGCTATTCGCTGCGTGACCAACTCAAGGTGAACTCCCACTTTGCGACCCAAAAGGGAGGCAAGGTCAGCTTCGAGGACGTGGAGAAGGTCATCAAGAAGTGCCGCCAGGAATGGGGGGTAAGAAATTGTACATGACTGTGCGCAAGACTGTTTTTGTGGTCTTCTACTCATGCCAAACCATTGCACTCTATCAGGTGGCTTCCATCTGCGACATCGTCCTCAATCACACTGCCAACGAGTCCGAGTGGCTGCTGCAACATCCGGATGCCACCTACTCGTGCGCCACCTGTCCCTACCTGCGACCCGCCTTTCTGCTGGACGCCGCCTTCGCCCAGTGCGGAGCGGACATAGCCGAGGGCAGCCTGGAGCACGTCGGCGTGCCCCAGGTCATCGAGCAGGAGTGCCATTTGGAAGCGTTAAAGTACCAGTTGCACACCTCCTACCTGTCCAAGGTCAATATACACGAGCTGTATCAGTGCGATGTGATGAAGTACGTCAACGAGTTCATGACCCAGGTGCGTACTCGCGAGCCACCGAGGAACGTGGCCAACGAGTATCGCTTCCAGGAGATCCAACTGATACAGGACCCGGAATATCGACGCTTGGCCAGCACCATCAATTTCGAGCTGGCGCTGGAGATCTTTAATGCTTTCCATGGCGACTGCTTCGATGAGGAGGCCCGGTTCCGCAAGTGCGCCGAAACCCTGCGCCGCCATCTGGATTCCCTCAACGAACGCGTGCGCGCCGAGATCCAAGGTTACGTAAACTATGCCATCGATAATGTTTTGGCCGGAGTGCGCTACGAGCGTGTCCAGGGCGATGGGCCCAAAGTGAAGGAGATCTCCGAGAAGCATTCGGTCTTTATGCTCTACTTCACGCACACGGGCACCCAGGGAAAATCGCTCACTGAAATCGAAGCGGATATGTACGGCAAGGGCGGAGAGTTCTTCATGGCTCACAACGGCTGGGTGATGGGTTCCAGTGATCCGCTGCGAGACTTCGCCGAGGAGCAGCCGGGACGCGCCAATGTCTACCTCAAACGCGAGCTCATCTCGTGGGGCGACAGTGTGAAGTTGCGCTTCGGCAGGAAGCCGGAGGATAGCCCCTACCTGTGGAAGCACATGACCGAGTACGTGCAGACCACAGCGCGCATCTTTGATGGAGTGCGCCTGGACAACTGCCACTCCACGCCGTTGCACGTTGCTGAATTCCTGCTCGATGCAGCTCGCAAAATCAACCCGGAGCTCTATGTGGTGGCCGAATTGTTTACCAACTCGGATGGCACCGACAATGTCTTTGTGAACCGATTGGGTATCACCTCCTTGATCCGCGAAGCCCTTTCGGCTTGGGATTCCCACGAGCAGGGACGTCTGGTCTACCGGTATGGAGGAGTGCCTGTGGGTGGCTTTTTTGCGAACTCATCACGACACGAGGCCACCAGTGTGGCCCATGCCCTGTTCCTGGATCTCACCCACGACAATCCGTCTCCGGTCGAGAAGCGTTCCGTTTACGATCTGTTGCCCTCGGCAGCACTGGTCTCCATGGCCTGCTGTGCTACCGGAAGTAACCGTGGCTACGACGAACTGGTTCCCCATCATGTATGTTATGTTCATTTGGTTAAGCTAAAGTCCGAAAGTAACTCTTTTTATTTCACCAGATCCATGTCGTGGATGAGGAACGTAGTTACCAAGAATGGGGCAAAGGAGTTGACTCCAAATCCGGAATTATGGGTGCCAAGAGGGCGTTGAATCTGCTGCACGGACAACTTGCGGAGGAGGGCTTTAGCCAGGTATATGTAGACCAGATGGATCCCAACGTGGTGGCCGTTACCCGCCACTCGCCGAGCACTCACCAGTCGGTCATTCTGGTGGCCCACACTGCCTTCGGGTATCCCTCGCCAAATGCCGGACCCACCGGAATCCGTCCACTTCGTTTCGAGGGCGTGCTGGACGAGATCATCTTGGAGGCCAGTTTGACCATGCAGAGCGACAAGCCTTTCGATCGTCCTGCTCCGTTCAAGAAGGAACCCAACGTGATTAACGGCTTCACCCAGTTCCAGTTGAGCCTGCAGGAGCATATACCGCTGGCGAAGTCAACTGTGTTCCAGACCCAGGCATATGTGGATGGCAACAACACGCAGCTAAACTTTACCAATTTACGACCCGGTACTGTGGTGGCAATAAGGGTGTCAATGCATCCGGGTCCGCGTGCCAGTTTCGATAAGCTCCAGAAGATCTCGAATGCCCTGCGCGTGGGTTCGGGCGAGGAGTGGTCCCAACTGCAGGAGATTGTCTCCAAATTGGATCTGGTGGCCCTGAGTGGTGCCCTCTTCACCTGCGATGAGGAGGAACGGGATCTGGGCAAAGGTGGCACCGCCTACGACATCCCCAACTTTGGAAAGATCGTTTACTGCGGCCTGCAGGGATTCGTTTCCCTGCTGACGGAGATTTCGCCCAAAAATGACTTGGGTCATCCGCTTTGTAACAATCTGCGCGATGGAAACTGGATGATGGGTGGGTGTTTATAAAATAGGATATTGTAAATAGTTACTGATCAGTAAAGTTCTTCCCAGATTACATTGCCGATCGCTTGACCAGCTTTGAAGACTTGAAGCCACTCTCCACCTGGTTTAAAGCCACCTTTGAGCCCCTGAAGAATATTCCGCGCTACCTCATACCCTGCTACTTTGATGCCATCGTCAGTGGGGTTTACAATGTGCTTATCAACCAGGTCAACGAATTAATGCCTGAGTATGTTATGAAGCACAAAGgagttaatataataatttcatTATTATTCTTGATTTTCCATAGTTTCATCAAGAATGGTCACAGTTTCACCCAATCCCTGGCCCTGTCCACGCTGCAGTTCCTCTCCGTTTGCAGGTCGGCCAACCTGCCAGGATTTAGTCCTGCCATTGCTCCACCCAAACCACCGAAACAATGTGTGACCCTCTCCGCTGGTTTGCCGCATTTCTCAACGGGTGAGTTAAAAATCTCTTTTGATTTGGGTAATACCAAGGATATCTCTAAGGAAGAAATCTCTAGTGGAATATTAATACATACTTTTATATCCACAGGTTACATGCGCTGCTGGGGTCGTGACACCTTCATTGCTCTGCGTGGCTCCATGTTCCTTACTGGCCGCTACAACGAGGCCCGCTTTATCATTATTGGATTTGGAGAGACCCTTCGACACGGTCTCATTCCAAATCTGTTGGACAGCGGCAGCAAGCCCAGATACAACTGCCGCGATGCCGTCTGGTGGTGGATGTACTGCATCAAACAGTACGTGGAGGATGCCCCCAAGGGTGCCGAGATCCTGAGGGACAAGGTGTCGCGCATCTTCCCGTACGACGATGCCGAGGCCCATGCTCCGGGAGCCTTTGATCAGCTGCTGTTCGACGTGATGCAGGAGGCGTTGCAGGTGCATTTCCAGGGATTGCAGTATAGGGAGCGCAACGCAGGCTACGAAATCGATGCGCACATGGTGGACCAGGGCTTCAACAACCACATTGGCGTTCACCCGGAGACTGGATTTGTGTTCGGTGGCAACAACTTTAACTGCGGTACCTGGATGGACAAGATGGGCTCCTCGCAGAAGGCAGGCAACAAGGGACGACCCAGCACTCCTCGCGATGGATCCGCCGTGGAACTCATTGGCTTACAGTATGCCGTACTGCGGTTCATGCAGGGCCTGGCCGAGAAGGAGGCTATTCCGTACACTGGCGTGGAGCGGAAGGGACCGTCGGGCGAGGTGACCAAGTGGAGTTACAAGGAGTGGGCAGATCGCATCAAGGAGAACTTCGACAAGTTCTTCTTCGTGTCCGAGTCGGAAACCTGCTCGGTAGCCAACAAGAAGCTGATCTACAAGGACAGCTATGGAGCTACCCAGAGCTGGACGGACTACCAGCTGCGATGCAACTTCCCCATCACTCTCACTGTAGCCCCCGAGCTGTGCAATCCCCAGAATGCCTGGCGTGCACTGGAGCGGGCCAGGAAGTTCCTGCTGGGACCGCTGGGCATGAAGACCCTGGATCCCGAGGACTGGAACTACAGAGCCAACTATGACAACTCAAACGACTCCACCGATTGCACAGTCGCCGATGGCGCCAACTACCATCAGGGGCCGGAGTGGGTGTGGCCCATTGGTTTCTACCTGAGGGCGCGCCTGATCTTCGCCAAAAAGTGTGGTCACCTGGACGAGACCATTGCCGAAACTTGGGCCATACTGCGGGCTCATCTAAGAGAGCTGCAGACATCGCACTGGCGGGGATTGCCCGAGTTGACCAACGATAACGGCTCCTACTGCGGAGACTCCTGCCGCACGCAGGCTTGGAGTGTCGCCGCCATCCTTGAGGTACTCTACGACCTGCACTCCTTGGGAGCTGATGTGGCCTAAACCACCTAAAATACTCATACTCAGACCTGATAGTTGCTACCAAAAACTGTTATTAGTGTTACATTTGATAATTGTACGGATACAAAATGGAATGAGATTCGGTGCCAGATGTCCCTCAAAAATTTTGCTATTTCCTATTCTATTAAAGTTGCAATTGTTTTTAAGCGATGGATGTTTCTTTTTCTAAGAGAAGTAGCTATCCCGGCACACACGCATGCAGGAGCACTGGGGAGGATCGATGGAGCCAAAGTTCTTTCGAGGAATGTCCCGTCCCACAAAATTGAGCGGTGTGGTGACCTCGGAAACCCTGGGTATTTTCTTTTGGGAAACCACGTCCTGGGAAATTGGCTTGGCAGGCGGCATAGGCAATTGCTTTTCACTCCTTATTTTTGACTTATCGTCCTCTATTTTGAGCTTAAAAGCCATAATAGTCTTGGTGAATTTCTCGGTGTCTGGTAACTACTCACTTTGCCACATTTCCTCAAGGCTAAAATGGCTGCCTCGCATGTTAAATCATATGCTTTCTGCAGAAAAATTTTCTGGACAACATCAAAAACTAGGGACATTTTGATGGGCTTACAAAAAATCTGGGCTATTGTTAAACACGAAATTTTGTTAGGAACTGAACGAGAAATTTGACACAATATTCACAAGTAATATGAACtgtatatatttgtatgtatataCCTACCTAGTCTACAATCTCTtataaactaaataaatacgtGTAAAGTCTATGTACATAAAGCTTTGCATAACTTGTAGACTATCCACATTACGTAAGCAGCGGGGCTTGGGTTCCATTTGGACTCGCTTGGTAGGAGTCGTTTTCAGTGGTTATCTCGGTATCGTCATCTTTGAAGGACTTGAGATCGCGTCCTATACTCTCCATGTTCAAGCTTAAGGCAGCTGCGGCCACATTGTTTTTCACTTCATCGAGCTTGGGCTC
Protein-coding regions in this window:
- the LOC108009310 gene encoding glycogen debranching enzyme isoform X3 → MSTMGKETESHSIPISEGQNAEHVLYRLKRGSKLSVHPDASLLGRKIVLYTNYPAEGQKFVRTEYRVLGWQLSSGKQVTSVMHPEAHVVDTDIRSLVELNMSGTYHFYFRYLERPDTGSSGADGALYVQVEPTLHVGPPGAQKTIPLDSVRCQTVLTKLLGPLDTWEAKLRVAKEAGYNVIHFTPIQELGGSRSCYSLRDQLKVNSHFATQKGGKVSFEDVEKVIKKCRQEWGVASICDIVLNHTANESEWLLQHPDATYSCATCPYLRPAFLLDAAFAQCGADIAEGSLEHVGVPQVIEQECHLEALKYQLHTSYLSKVNIHELYQCDVMKYVNEFMTQVRTREPPRNVANEYRFQEIQLIQDPEYRRLASTINFELALEIFNAFHGDCFDEEARFRKCAETLRRHLDSLNERVRAEIQGYVNYAIDNVLAGVRYERVQGDGPKVKEISEKHSVFMLYFTHTGTQGKSLTEIEADMYGKGGEFFMAHNGWVMGSSDPLRDFAEEQPGRANVYLKRELISWGDSVKLRFGRKPEDSPYLWKHMTEYVQTTARIFDGVRLDNCHSTPLHVAEFLLDAARKINPELYVVAELFTNSDGTDNVFVNRLGITSLIREALSAWDSHEQGRLVYRYGGVPVGGFFANSSRHEATSVAHALFLDLTHDNPSPVEKRSVYDLLPSAALVSMACCATGSNRGYDELVPHHIHVVDEERSYQEWGKGVDSKSGIMGAKRALNLLHGQLAEEGFSQVYVDQMDPNVVAVTRHSPSTHQSVILVAHTAFGYPSPNAGPTGIRPLRFEGVLDEIILEASLTMQSDKPFDRPAPFKKEPNVINGFTQFQLSLQEHIPLAKSTVFQTQAYVDGNNTQLNFTNLRPGTVVAIRVSMHPGPRASFDKLQKISNALRVGSGEEWSQLQEIVSKLDLVALSGALFTCDEEERDLGKGGTAYDIPNFGKIVYCGLQGFVSLLTEISPKNDLGHPLCNNLRDGNWMMDYIADRLTSFEDLKPLSTWFKATFEPLKNIPRYLIPCYFDAIVSGVYNVLINQVNELMPDFIKNGHSFTQSLALSTLQFLSVCRSANLPGFSPAIAPPKPPKQCVTLSAGLPHFSTGYMRCWGRDTFIALRGSMFLTGRYNEARFIIIGFGETLRHGLIPNLLDSGSKPRYNCRDAVWWWMYCIKQYVEDAPKGAEILRDKVSRIFPYDDAEAHAPGAFDQLLFDVMQEALQVHFQGLQYRERNAGYEIDAHMVDQGFNNHIGVHPETGFVFGGNNFNCGTWMDKMGSSQKAGNKGRPSTPRDGSAVELIGLQYAVLRFMQGLAEKEAIPYTGVERKGPSGEVTKWSYKEWADRIKENFDKFFFVSESETCSVANKKLIYKDSYGATQSWTDYQLRCNFPITLTVAPELCNPQNAWRALERARKFLLGPLGMKTLDPEDWNYRANYDNSNDSTDCTVADGANYHQGPEWVWPIGFYLRARLIFAKKCGHLDETIAETWAILRAHLRELQTSHWRGLPELTNDNGSYCGDSCRTQAWSVAAILEVLYDLHSLGADVA